In a genomic window of Bemisia tabaci chromosome 1, PGI_BMITA_v3:
- the LOC109038937 gene encoding G2/M phase-specific E3 ubiquitin-protein ligase: MPDKSEIEFVHLNGKSISKICTARGVKIDGQFLKDSTRTVIYVRPKKNYSSSDSSDSDSSDSDKLNDPIFLPKKTAAGSSKRKVSRSDDCVSVPKKLRAHGSKPQVNTPSTQEPGILFRDGRYYWVDEDGHEHLLDDNTSTDVQEITKNNIAEGNVNTQKSFQQSLRDYQSRISPTVLNIVVARSTALNELYSYLDDKEFSCLSNLSVRFKNEKGVGSGVKKELLSVLLQQLKASLLLEGNEFRKTFVSSRPAERNGEYFKMGQIISLVLLHGGPAPTFFSEIFWKLLIDEEITEVTLDDLLNETVRSQIMAVLQSGESSALINAVYVECDIFKAARTHEQIIGPDPVLKRDEAIKDVLHYYCIEVLKGPINQFRMGLNKEVPFVSAFKQDPVQAKKLFCYSPDVHLTAATVRNLFVGKLSSTHD; the protein is encoded by the exons ATGCCTGACAAGTCTGAGATTGAGTTCGTGCATCTTAACGggaaatcaatttcaaaaatatgcacTGCCAGAGGCGTGAAAATCGACGGGCAGTTCTTAAAAGACAGCACCCGGACAGTCATATACGTACGGCCGAAAAAGAATTATTCCTCATCTGATTCATCAGATTCTGATTCGTCAGATTCGGATAAGTTGAATGATCCCatatttttacctaaaaaaacTGCAGCTGGTAGTTCAAAGCGCAAAGTATCTCGTTCAGATGATTGTGTATCAGTACCTAAAAAGTTACGAGCGCATGGCTCAAAGCCTCAAGTCAACACTCCGTCGACTCAAGAGCCAGGAATACTGTTCCGTGATGGGCGTTATTATTGGGTTGACGAGGACGGTCATGAACACCTCCTTGATGATAATACTTCTACTGACGTTCaggaaataacaaaaaataatattgcgGAAGGCAATGTCAACACCCAAAAAAGTTTTCAACAGTCCCTACGGGACTACCAAAGTCGCATTTCTCCCACTGTACTTAACATTGTTGTAGCCCGTAGTACAGCCCTCAATGAATTGTACTCGTACCTCGATGATAaggaattttcatgtttatcaAATTTGTCTGTACGGTTCAAGAATGAGAAAGGTGTTGGGTCTGGAGTTAAAAAGGAGCTATTATCTGTGCTTTTACAACAACTGAAAGCATCTCTACTTTTAGAAGGAAATGAGTTCCGAAAAACATTCGTTAGTTCTCGACCTGCGGAACGAAATGgcgaatattttaaaatgggaCAAATAATATCATTAGTTTTACTCCATGGAGGTCCAGCCCCTacatttttttcggaaattttctggaaacttTTAATTGACGAAGAAATCACGGAGGTGACCTTAGATGATTTACTGAATGAAACAGTGCGTTCACAAATAATGGCTGTTTTGCAAAGCGGAGAATCATCAGCTCTAATCAACGCAGTTTATGTCGAAtgtgacatttttaaagctgCTCGTACCCACGAGCAAATCATAGGCCCTGACCCTGTTTTAAAACGGGATGAAGCCATAAAAG ATGTTTTACACTACTACTGCATTGAAGTATTGAAAGGTCCCATCAATCAATTTCGAATGGGTCTAAACAAAGAAGTTCCTTTCGTGTCAGCCTTCAAACAGGATCCTGTACAAGCCAAAAAGTTGTTTTGTTACTCTCCAGATGTTCACTTGACAGCAGCTACTGTCAGGAACCTCTTTGTAGGGAAGCTGTCCTCAACTCACGATTGA